A portion of the Streptomyces erythrochromogenes genome contains these proteins:
- a CDS encoding extracellular solute-binding protein produces MKMRFLAVCTALAAATALTGCGQSADQAAGRQKVTLWLMKGSASEDFIDRFTTSFEQDHPDLDLDVRIQEWTGIGDKVNAVLAGTSKEPADVIEVGNTQVAQYIETGGLSELTLEGLREWGSKDWLKGLAEPGSINGAQYGVPWYAANRVVVYNKDLFANAGIKTPPKNRQEWIQATQKLDKGDQQGIYLAGQNWYVLAGFVWDEGGELAVETGGKWVGTLDDEKALAGMEFYKQLQALGEGPRTADEETPPQSQVFARGQVAQIIAPPSQAAEIEAANPALKGKLGFFPIPGKTSDKAGSVFTGGSDLIIPERTGHRKGAVDVITALVSEKWQTELARTMSYVPNKTTLAHVVEGNEGATNMAPGAAQGRATPTSARWAEVEAKNPIKPFMTAVLTGQDPKQAARTASAEIGRILSSDR; encoded by the coding sequence TTGAAGATGCGCTTCCTCGCCGTGTGCACGGCCCTCGCGGCCGCGACCGCCCTGACGGGCTGCGGCCAGTCGGCCGATCAGGCCGCAGGGCGGCAGAAGGTGACGCTCTGGCTGATGAAGGGCAGCGCCTCGGAGGACTTCATCGACCGGTTCACCACGTCCTTCGAGCAGGACCACCCCGACCTCGACCTGGACGTCAGGATCCAGGAGTGGACGGGCATCGGCGACAAGGTCAACGCCGTCCTGGCCGGCACGAGCAAGGAGCCAGCCGACGTCATCGAGGTCGGCAACACCCAGGTCGCGCAGTACATCGAGACCGGAGGCCTCTCCGAACTCACCCTCGAAGGGCTGCGCGAGTGGGGCAGCAAGGACTGGCTCAAGGGCCTCGCCGAGCCGGGAAGCATCAACGGCGCCCAGTACGGCGTCCCCTGGTACGCCGCCAACCGCGTGGTCGTCTACAACAAGGACCTCTTCGCGAACGCCGGCATAAAGACCCCGCCCAAGAACCGCCAGGAGTGGATCCAGGCCACCCAGAAGCTCGACAAGGGCGATCAGCAGGGCATCTACCTCGCGGGCCAGAACTGGTACGTCCTCGCCGGCTTCGTCTGGGACGAGGGCGGCGAACTCGCCGTCGAGACGGGCGGCAAGTGGGTCGGCACCCTCGACGACGAGAAGGCCCTGGCCGGCATGGAGTTCTACAAGCAGCTCCAGGCCCTCGGCGAAGGCCCCAGGACCGCCGACGAGGAGACGCCCCCGCAGTCGCAGGTGTTCGCCCGCGGCCAGGTCGCCCAGATCATCGCCCCGCCCAGCCAGGCCGCCGAGATCGAAGCGGCCAACCCCGCGCTGAAGGGCAAGCTCGGCTTCTTCCCGATCCCCGGCAAGACCTCCGACAAGGCGGGCTCCGTCTTCACCGGAGGCTCCGACCTGATCATCCCGGAGCGGACCGGGCACCGGAAGGGCGCCGTCGACGTGATCACGGCCCTGGTCAGCGAGAAGTGGCAGACCGAGCTCGCCCGCACGATGAGCTACGTACCGAACAAGACCACCCTCGCGCACGTGGTCGAGGGCAACGAGGGCGCCACCAACATGGCCCCCGGAGCCGCGCAGGGCCGGGCCACCCCCACCTCCGCCCGCTGGGCCGAGGTGGAGGCGAAGAACCCGATCAAGCCCTTCATGACGGCCGTGCTCACCGGACAGGACCCCAAGCAGGCCGCCCGCACGGCCTCCGCGGAGATCGGCAGGATCCTCAGCTCCGACCGCTGA
- a CDS encoding dodecin, whose product MSNHTYRVTEIVGTSQEGIDQAIRNGIARAGQTVRNLDWFEVVQVRGHIENGEIAHYQVGLKVGFRLEGED is encoded by the coding sequence ATGTCCAACCACACGTACCGGGTGACCGAGATCGTCGGCACCTCTCAAGAGGGCATCGATCAGGCCATTCGCAACGGGATCGCCCGGGCGGGCCAGACCGTACGGAACCTGGACTGGTTCGAGGTGGTCCAGGTCCGCGGCCACATCGAGAACGGGGAGATCGCCCACTACCAGGTGGGGCTGAAGGTCGGCTTCCGGCTCGAAGGCGAGGACTGA
- a CDS encoding type II toxin-antitoxin system PemK/MazF family toxin: MTALSHHSNGRADQQPGRDGSTATTEADPHAIGPVRTEYAPDPDGDPDPGEIVWTWVPFEENDGRGKDRPVLVVAREPGGPTLLAVQLSSKRHDRDREWVPIGTGPWDSAGRESWVDVDRVLRVHESGMRREACALDRGRFGLVVDRLRERYGWR; this comes from the coding sequence ATGACGGCACTTTCACACCACAGCAACGGCCGCGCCGACCAGCAGCCGGGCCGCGACGGTTCCACTGCCACCACCGAGGCCGATCCGCACGCCATCGGGCCGGTGCGGACCGAGTACGCCCCGGATCCCGACGGCGACCCCGACCCCGGCGAGATCGTGTGGACCTGGGTCCCCTTCGAGGAGAACGACGGCCGCGGCAAGGACCGGCCCGTGCTGGTCGTGGCCCGCGAGCCGGGCGGCCCGACCCTGCTAGCCGTCCAGCTGTCCAGCAAGCGGCACGACCGCGACCGCGAGTGGGTGCCGATCGGAACGGGCCCGTGGGACAGTGCGGGGCGGGAGTCGTGGGTGGACGTCGACCGGGTGCTGCGGGTGCACGAGTCGGGGATGCGGCGGGAGGCCTGCGCGCTGGACCGGGGACGCTTCGGGCTGGTGGTCGACAGGCTGCGCGAGCGCTACGGCTGGCGGTAG
- the egtD gene encoding L-histidine N(alpha)-methyltransferase, translating to MNSFQLTRTLDEDAAETALRADVLHGLTHTPKVLPPKWFYDARGSELFEEITRLPEYYPTRAEREILLERAREIAAESGARTLVELGSGSSEKTRHLIEAMPALDTYVPVDVSESALRGAATALLADHPGLRVHALLADFTSALQLPDSPGPRLVVFLGGTIGNLLPPERAVFLASVRAMLSPGDALLMGTDLVKDEAVLVTAYDDARGVTAEFNKNVLAVINRELDADFHTADFEHVAVWNREQEWIEMRLRARSEVTVKVRALDLAVPFAEGEEILTEVSAKFRQEGVRKELAAAGLELTQWWTDAAGRFALSLSVAEGPVGRS from the coding sequence GTGAACAGCTTTCAGTTGACCCGGACCCTCGACGAGGACGCGGCGGAGACCGCGCTGCGCGCGGACGTGCTGCACGGGCTGACCCACACGCCGAAGGTGCTGCCGCCCAAGTGGTTCTACGACGCGCGGGGCAGTGAACTCTTCGAGGAGATCACCCGGCTGCCCGAGTACTACCCGACCCGCGCCGAGCGGGAGATCCTGCTGGAGCGGGCGCGGGAGATCGCCGCGGAGAGCGGCGCCCGCACCCTGGTGGAGCTGGGTTCCGGTTCTTCCGAGAAGACCCGGCACCTGATCGAGGCGATGCCCGCGCTGGACACCTACGTACCGGTGGACGTGAGCGAGAGCGCCCTGCGGGGAGCGGCCACCGCGCTGCTCGCCGACCATCCGGGGCTGCGCGTGCACGCCCTGCTGGCCGATTTCACCAGCGCGCTGCAGCTGCCGGACTCCCCCGGCCCGCGGCTGGTGGTGTTCCTGGGCGGCACCATCGGGAACCTGCTGCCGCCGGAGCGGGCGGTGTTCCTGGCGTCCGTACGGGCGATGCTGTCGCCCGGGGACGCGCTGCTGATGGGCACGGACCTGGTGAAGGACGAAGCCGTGCTGGTGACGGCGTACGACGACGCCCGGGGGGTGACGGCCGAGTTCAACAAGAACGTGCTGGCCGTCATCAACCGGGAGCTGGACGCCGACTTCCACACCGCCGACTTCGAGCACGTGGCGGTGTGGAACAGGGAGCAGGAGTGGATCGAGATGCGGCTGCGCGCCCGGTCCGAGGTGACGGTGAAGGTCCGGGCGCTGGACCTGGCGGTGCCGTTCGCGGAGGGTGAGGAGATCCTGACGGAGGTGTCCGCGAAGTTCCGTCAGGAGGGCGTACGGAAGGAGCTGGCCGCGGCCGGGCTGGAGCTCACCCAGTGGTGGACCGACGCGGCGGGCCGCTTCGCCCTGTCCTTGTCGGTCGCCGAAGGCCCGGTGGGCCGGTCCTGA
- a CDS encoding DUF7144 family membrane protein codes for MATDASRPQAARTHPDPWNAATSGRTVLAAVLMIFGGAMAFFEGIAAVASDDLFVVTRHYLFEFSLTGWGWVHLILGVALVAAGCAVLFSGALWARYFGITVAGLGAFANFLWLPYYPLWALVLIAVNILVVWALCTGAHHEADMT; via the coding sequence ATGGCCACTGACGCCAGCAGGCCGCAGGCGGCCCGCACGCATCCAGACCCGTGGAACGCGGCCACGTCGGGCAGAACCGTCCTGGCGGCGGTCCTGATGATCTTCGGCGGGGCGATGGCGTTCTTCGAGGGGATCGCCGCCGTCGCCAGCGACGACCTGTTCGTCGTGACCCGCCACTACCTGTTCGAGTTCAGCCTGACCGGCTGGGGATGGGTCCACCTCATCCTGGGCGTCGCACTCGTCGCGGCCGGCTGCGCCGTCCTGTTCAGCGGCGCCCTGTGGGCGCGCTACTTCGGCATCACGGTGGCCGGCCTGGGCGCGTTCGCCAACTTCCTGTGGCTGCCGTACTACCCGTTGTGGGCGCTGGTGCTCATCGCCGTCAACATCCTCGTGGTCTGGGCGCTGTGCACGGGCGCCCACCACGAGGCGGACATGACCTGA
- the egtC gene encoding ergothioneine biosynthesis protein EgtC, which produces MCRHIAYVGPTIALGRLLSEPEHSLVRQSWEPRRQKNGTVNADGFGVGWYAEGDPVPARYRRAGPIWGDLTFTDLARVVHSGAVLAAVRDATLAGADGEAAAAPFTDGPWLFSHNGAVRDWPAAAAPLAAALPPEELLQLAARTDSALVWALVRRRLRAGDDLGTALAEPVRELSSAAPGSRLNLLLTDGAAIAATAWGDSLWYLADPAGGRTVVASEPYDDDTRWCEVPDRTLLTATRSRVRLTPLKENRT; this is translated from the coding sequence ATGTGCCGTCATATCGCCTACGTGGGACCGACGATCGCGCTCGGGAGGCTGCTCAGCGAGCCCGAGCACTCGCTGGTGCGCCAGTCCTGGGAGCCGCGCCGCCAGAAGAACGGCACGGTCAACGCCGACGGCTTCGGCGTCGGCTGGTACGCGGAGGGCGACCCGGTCCCCGCCCGCTACCGCCGCGCCGGGCCGATCTGGGGCGACCTGACCTTCACGGACCTCGCCCGGGTGGTGCACAGCGGGGCCGTACTGGCCGCCGTACGGGACGCCACACTGGCCGGGGCCGACGGAGAGGCCGCGGCCGCGCCGTTCACGGACGGGCCGTGGCTGTTCAGCCACAACGGCGCGGTGCGCGACTGGCCCGCGGCGGCGGCCCCGCTCGCGGCGGCGCTGCCGCCCGAGGAACTGCTCCAGCTGGCGGCCCGTACCGATTCGGCACTGGTCTGGGCCCTGGTGCGGCGCCGGCTGCGGGCCGGGGACGACCTGGGCACTGCGCTCGCCGAGCCCGTGCGGGAGCTGTCCTCGGCCGCGCCCGGCTCCCGGCTGAACCTGCTGCTCACGGACGGCGCGGCGATCGCCGCGACGGCCTGGGGCGATTCCCTCTGGTACCTGGCCGATCCGGCGGGAGGGCGCACCGTGGTGGCGTCCGAGCCGTACGACGACGACACCCGCTGGTGCGAAGTGCCCGACCGGACCCTGCTGACCGCCACCCGTTCGCGGGTCCGCCTGACCCCGCTCAAGGAGAACCGCACGTGA
- a CDS encoding amidase, which translates to MSESSGPATAAASTRSAAASAADRGLVGMAAALAEGGVSARQLTEQALRRIAEAQPELNAFRTVRAEAALAEADAADRRLAAGERLPLLGVPLAVKDDMDVAGEPTAFGCAGSFAPKTADSEAVRRLRAAGAVVVGKTQTPELGQWPFTEGGAFGATRNPWNRSYTPGGSSGGSAAAVAAGLVPAALGSDGAGSVRIPAAWTHLVGVKPQRGRISTWPEPESFNGLTVNGVLARTVADAALLLDAASGPHPEDLHRPARICAVEAARRTPRRLRIALSFGMAFTATPKSLDPEVRSAVERLAARLESLGHEVVPEDPRYGPIGLTFVPRATSGVRDWAARTPDPALLDPRTHEAVRTGRLLGGLPLRVSRRAEALLRRRVGEIFGRFDVVLTPTTATPPLRIGALAGMGAMATDRAMIAACPYAWTWNVLGWPGVNVPAGLTDDGLPVGAQLLGPADSEPLLLGLAAQVEAAENWAARRPGRGDAATGVAGVPECRG; encoded by the coding sequence GCGGTCGGCGGCGGCATCCGCGGCGGACCGCGGACTGGTCGGGATGGCCGCCGCGCTCGCCGAAGGCGGCGTTTCGGCACGCCAGTTGACCGAGCAGGCACTACGCCGGATCGCGGAGGCGCAGCCCGAGCTCAACGCCTTCCGGACGGTGCGCGCCGAGGCCGCGCTCGCCGAGGCGGACGCGGCGGACCGCAGGCTCGCCGCGGGCGAACGGCTGCCGTTGCTGGGCGTGCCGCTGGCGGTGAAGGACGACATGGACGTGGCCGGCGAGCCGACGGCCTTCGGCTGCGCCGGGTCCTTCGCCCCGAAGACCGCCGACAGCGAGGCGGTACGCCGGCTGCGGGCGGCCGGTGCGGTCGTCGTCGGCAAGACCCAGACGCCGGAGCTGGGCCAGTGGCCCTTCACCGAGGGCGGGGCCTTCGGCGCGACCCGCAATCCGTGGAACCGGTCCTACACGCCGGGCGGTTCCTCGGGCGGTTCGGCGGCCGCGGTGGCGGCGGGCCTGGTCCCGGCCGCGCTCGGTTCGGACGGGGCCGGGTCGGTGCGGATCCCCGCCGCCTGGACCCACCTGGTCGGCGTGAAACCGCAGCGCGGACGCATCTCCACCTGGCCGGAGCCGGAGTCCTTCAACGGGCTCACGGTCAACGGGGTGCTGGCCCGTACGGTCGCGGACGCGGCACTGCTGCTGGACGCCGCGAGCGGACCGCACCCCGAGGACCTGCACCGCCCGGCGCGCATCTGCGCGGTCGAGGCGGCCCGGCGCACCCCGCGCCGGCTGCGGATCGCCCTGTCCTTCGGGATGGCCTTCACGGCGACGCCCAAATCGCTGGATCCGGAGGTGCGCTCCGCGGTGGAGCGGCTGGCCGCGCGGCTGGAGTCGCTGGGCCACGAGGTGGTCCCGGAGGACCCCCGCTACGGCCCGATCGGCCTGACCTTCGTACCCCGCGCGACCAGCGGCGTACGGGACTGGGCGGCGCGGACGCCGGATCCGGCGCTGCTGGACCCGCGTACGCACGAGGCCGTACGGACGGGCCGGCTGCTGGGCGGCCTGCCGCTGCGGGTCTCCCGCCGGGCGGAGGCCCTGCTGCGCAGGCGGGTCGGCGAGATCTTCGGGCGCTTCGACGTGGTCCTGACCCCGACGACGGCCACTCCCCCGCTGCGGATCGGAGCGCTGGCCGGGATGGGGGCGATGGCCACGGACCGGGCGATGATCGCGGCCTGCCCGTACGCCTGGACGTGGAACGTGCTGGGCTGGCCCGGGGTGAACGTCCCGGCCGGGCTGACGGACGACGGGCTGCCGGTGGGTGCCCAGTTGCTCGGTCCCGCGGACTCGGAGCCGCTGCTGCTGGGGCTGGCGGCGCAGGTGGAGGCTGCGGAGAACTGGGCGGCGCGGCGCCCGGGCCGAGGGGATGCCGCGACAGGGGTGGCGGGCGTGCCGGAATGCCGGGGGTAA
- the egtB gene encoding ergothioneine biosynthesis protein EgtB, translating into MTTESHPGLRERAAASLTAARARTAALTDAVTDADLTAQHSPLMSPLVWDLAHIGNQEELWLLRRVAGRDSMHPEIDPLYDAFEHPRAERPKLPLLGPAEARRYAAEVRGRVFDLLESTPLEGNALLDDGFAFGMIAQHEQQHDETMLITHQLRRGAPVLTAPDPDAPYDPPAASEVLIPAGPFTMGTSAEPWSLDNERPAHERETAAFWMDTLPVTNAAYRAFIADGGYGEPRWWAAAGWDQIRRHSIEAPLFWHREGGQWLRRRFGVTEPVPDEEPVLHVSWYEADAYARWAGRRLPTETEWEKAARFDPATGRSARYPWGDADPTPAHANLGQRHLRPSRAGSYPAGASPLGVRQLIGDVWEWTASDFLPYPGFRAFPYREYSEVFFGPEHKVLRGGSFAVDPVACRGTFRNWDLPVRRQIFSGFRTARDA; encoded by the coding sequence ATGACCACCGAATCCCACCCCGGGCTGCGGGAACGGGCGGCCGCCTCGCTGACGGCCGCGCGGGCCCGGACGGCGGCGCTCACCGACGCCGTGACCGACGCCGACCTCACCGCCCAGCATTCCCCCCTCATGTCTCCGCTGGTCTGGGACCTGGCGCACATCGGGAACCAGGAGGAGCTCTGGCTGCTCCGCCGGGTCGCCGGACGCGATTCGATGCACCCGGAGATCGACCCCCTCTACGACGCCTTCGAGCATCCGCGCGCCGAGCGTCCGAAACTGCCGCTACTGGGGCCCGCGGAGGCCCGCCGGTACGCGGCAGAGGTCCGCGGCCGGGTCTTCGACCTGCTGGAGAGCACCCCGCTGGAGGGCAACGCGCTCCTCGACGACGGGTTCGCCTTCGGGATGATCGCCCAGCACGAGCAGCAGCACGACGAGACCATGCTGATCACCCATCAGCTCCGGCGGGGCGCACCCGTGCTGACCGCCCCGGACCCGGACGCCCCCTACGACCCTCCGGCCGCCTCCGAGGTCCTCATACCCGCCGGCCCGTTCACGATGGGCACCTCCGCCGAGCCGTGGTCGCTGGACAACGAACGGCCGGCGCACGAGCGGGAGACCGCGGCGTTCTGGATGGACACGCTGCCGGTGACGAACGCCGCGTACCGGGCCTTCATCGCGGACGGCGGATACGGCGAACCCCGCTGGTGGGCGGCGGCCGGCTGGGACCAGATCCGCCGGCACTCCATCGAGGCGCCGCTGTTCTGGCACCGGGAGGGCGGCCAATGGCTGCGCCGCCGCTTCGGGGTGACCGAGCCGGTCCCCGATGAAGAACCGGTTCTGCACGTCAGCTGGTACGAGGCGGACGCCTACGCCCGCTGGGCGGGGCGGCGGCTGCCCACGGAGACGGAGTGGGAGAAGGCCGCCCGCTTCGACCCCGCGACCGGCCGCTCGGCCCGCTACCCCTGGGGCGACGCGGACCCGACCCCCGCGCACGCCAATCTGGGACAGCGGCATCTGCGCCCGTCCCGCGCGGGCAGCTATCCGGCCGGGGCGTCCCCGCTCGGGGTGCGCCAGCTGATCGGCGACGTCTGGGAGTGGACGGCCTCCGACTTCCTGCCGTACCCGGGCTTCAGGGCGTTCCCCTACCGGGAGTACTCGGAGGTGTTCTTCGGCCCGGAGCACAAGGTGCTGCGGGGCGGTTCCTTCGCCGTGGACCCGGTGGCCTGCAGGGGCACCTTCCGCAACTGGGACCTTCCCGTGCGACGGCAGATCTTCTCCGGGTTCCGCACCGCGAGGGACGCCTGA
- a CDS encoding TIGR02452 family protein: protein MDQVLRLRLADRGGRGSVRRGWGNGWVEGHDRVLFSCRRPWHHPCLPLPREQNPLPPGKGGAQDGGVSSRLREIARENAEILAAGGYRTRSGRQVPLAAALADAKAGTRIYGPNQVIPGEQLVGGGRATVVEVTGESSTVAARRLAEGVPAGPGAGPAGASVAVLNFASARNPGGGYVRGAKAQEEALCRASALYETLLEAPEYYAVHRAEVSTFYTDRVIHSPGVPVFRDDRGDLMESPFLAGFLTSPAPNAGTILRQEPERAAEIPGALVRRAELVLEVAASHGYRRLVLGAWGCGVFRNDPADVAEAFRGLLAGRFAGTFERVVFAVLDRKPDTREAFERALADLTA, encoded by the coding sequence GTGGATCAGGTGCTCCGCCTGCGTCTCGCTGATCGCGGGGGGCGGGGCAGCGTCCGGCGTGGGTGGGGGAACGGGTGGGTCGAAGGGCATGACCGGGTCCTCTTCTCCTGTCGGCGGCCGTGGCATCACCCGTGCCTACCCCTCCCTCGGGAACAAAATCCTTTGCCGCCGGGTAAAGGGGGTGCGCAGGATGGCGGCGTGAGCAGCAGATTGCGCGAGATCGCGCGGGAGAACGCGGAAATCCTTGCGGCCGGCGGGTACCGGACGCGGTCGGGGCGGCAGGTACCGCTCGCCGCCGCCCTGGCGGACGCCAAGGCAGGAACCAGAATATATGGACCAAACCAGGTCATTCCAGGCGAACAGCTCGTAGGTGGGGGTCGGGCGACGGTCGTCGAGGTCACGGGGGAGAGCAGCACGGTCGCTGCCCGTAGGCTCGCCGAGGGTGTTCCGGCGGGTCCGGGGGCCGGGCCGGCGGGGGCGTCGGTGGCGGTCCTGAACTTCGCCTCGGCCCGTAATCCCGGGGGCGGTTACGTCCGCGGGGCCAAGGCGCAGGAGGAGGCCCTGTGCCGCGCGTCCGCGCTGTACGAGACGCTGCTGGAGGCCCCGGAGTACTACGCGGTGCACCGCGCGGAAGTCAGCACCTTCTACACCGACCGGGTGATTCACTCGCCGGGGGTTCCGGTCTTCCGTGACGACCGGGGCGACCTGATGGAGTCGCCGTTCCTGGCCGGCTTCCTGACCTCCCCCGCACCGAACGCGGGCACGATCCTGCGGCAGGAGCCGGAGCGGGCCGCAGAGATCCCCGGGGCGCTGGTCCGGCGGGCGGAGCTCGTCCTGGAGGTGGCGGCGTCGCACGGGTACCGGCGGCTGGTGCTGGGTGCCTGGGGCTGCGGGGTGTTCCGCAACGACCCGGCGGACGTGGCCGAGGCCTTCCGCGGGCTGCTGGCGGGCCGGTTCGCGGGGACCTTCGAGCGGGTGGTGTTCGCCGTGCTGGACCGCAAGCCGGACACCCGGGAGGCCTTCGAGCGGGCGTTGGCGGACCTCACTGCCTGA
- a CDS encoding GNAT family N-acetyltransferase gives MTIAPLSPSLSTAPAPTSPLLAPAPAPAKAAATAGPHYTVRLARDEDEVRAAQRLRHQVFAGELGARLDGPEPGLDADAFDAYCDHLLVVDEEAEQVVGTYRLLPPERAAVAGRLYSEGEFDLSALAPIRPDLVEVGRSCVHPDHRNGAVIALIWAGLAHYMDRTGHNFLAGCCSIPLADGGVLAAATRESALTRSPAPEEYRVTPHIPWNPDGIAFPDRMELPPLLRGYLRLGAWVCGEPALDAEFGCADLYVLLSLRRTNPRYLKHFRSLIPGA, from the coding sequence ATGACCATCGCACCCCTGTCCCCGTCCCTCTCCACGGCCCCCGCCCCCACCTCCCCCCTCCTCGCCCCCGCGCCCGCCCCGGCCAAGGCCGCCGCCACCGCCGGCCCCCACTACACCGTGCGCCTGGCACGCGACGAGGACGAGGTAAGGGCCGCCCAGCGACTGCGCCACCAGGTCTTCGCCGGCGAGCTCGGCGCCCGCCTCGACGGCCCCGAGCCGGGCCTCGACGCCGACGCCTTCGACGCGTACTGCGACCACCTCCTCGTCGTCGACGAGGAGGCCGAACAGGTCGTGGGCACCTACCGGCTGCTGCCCCCGGAGCGAGCCGCCGTCGCGGGCCGCCTCTACTCCGAGGGCGAGTTCGACCTTTCCGCGCTCGCGCCCATCCGCCCCGACCTCGTCGAGGTCGGCCGCTCCTGCGTCCACCCCGACCACCGCAACGGCGCGGTCATCGCCCTGATCTGGGCGGGACTGGCCCACTACATGGACCGCACCGGCCACAACTTCCTCGCCGGCTGCTGCTCGATACCGCTCGCCGACGGCGGCGTCCTCGCCGCGGCCACCCGCGAGAGCGCCCTGACCCGCAGCCCGGCACCCGAGGAGTACCGGGTCACCCCCCACATCCCCTGGAACCCCGACGGCATCGCCTTCCCCGACCGCATGGAACTGCCGCCGCTGCTGCGCGGCTACCTGCGCCTGGGCGCCTGGGTCTGCGGCGAGCCCGCCCTCGACGCGGAGTTCGGCTGCGCCGACCTGTACGTGCTGCTCTCCCTGCGCCGGACCAACCCGCGCTACCTGAAGCACTTCCGCTCGCTCATCCCGGGCGCATGA
- the egtA gene encoding ergothioneine biosynthesis glutamate--cysteine ligase EgtA, with the protein MPFDPPVPPPTPDAAPPPAISETQAEHLIHGICFKTGPPRLIGAELEWLVLDAERPGLRVTPERLRAAHAAARALPLNSRVTVEPGGQLELSSAPATSLTGCVDRLQDDLTAVRATLREQGLVLHGLGRDPRLPYHRLLNSPRYDAMEAYFDRTGPAGRAMMCASASVQVCVDAGYEEPGVLGHGRRWRLAHLLGAVLVAAFANSPADEGPYAGWRCSRQGIWNDLDSRRTLAPPLEAGPRDGWVRQALDTEVMCVRSYEGEAWDVPRGTTFRDWLRAGDEGQARRAPTAEDLDYHLTTLFPPVRPRGHMELRMIDAQPGDDGWLVPVAVVHALFDDPEAAETAYRVTKALADSYGSQPAPRNPLWRSAARHGLTDPELRAAAKTCFRAAAEALPRLGANAHVRDTVGAFNERFVLRGRCPGDEPPQLRPEGKEALR; encoded by the coding sequence ATGCCCTTCGACCCACCCGTTCCCCCACCCACGCCGGACGCTGCCCCGCCCCCCGCGATCAGCGAGACGCAGGCGGAGCACCTGATCCACGGGATCTGTTTCAAGACCGGCCCGCCCCGCCTGATCGGTGCCGAACTCGAATGGCTGGTCCTGGACGCGGAGCGGCCCGGACTGCGCGTGACCCCCGAGCGGCTCCGGGCGGCGCACGCCGCGGCCCGCGCACTGCCCCTGAACTCCCGGGTGACCGTCGAGCCGGGCGGCCAGCTCGAGCTCAGCTCGGCCCCCGCCACCTCGCTCACCGGCTGCGTGGACCGACTCCAGGACGATCTCACCGCCGTCCGCGCCACCCTGCGGGAGCAGGGACTCGTCCTGCACGGCCTCGGCCGCGATCCCCGCCTCCCGTACCACCGGCTGCTGAACAGCCCGCGCTACGACGCGATGGAGGCCTACTTCGACCGCACCGGCCCGGCCGGGCGCGCCATGATGTGCGCCTCCGCCTCCGTGCAGGTCTGCGTGGACGCCGGGTACGAGGAGCCGGGCGTGCTCGGCCACGGCCGGCGCTGGCGCCTCGCGCACCTGCTGGGCGCGGTCCTGGTGGCCGCCTTCGCCAACTCCCCCGCGGACGAGGGCCCGTACGCGGGCTGGCGCTGCTCCCGCCAGGGGATCTGGAACGACCTGGACAGCCGGCGCACCCTCGCGCCGCCGCTGGAGGCGGGGCCGCGGGACGGCTGGGTGCGCCAGGCGCTGGACACCGAGGTGATGTGCGTGCGGTCGTATGAGGGCGAGGCGTGGGACGTCCCGCGCGGCACGACCTTCCGCGACTGGCTGCGCGCGGGCGACGAGGGGCAGGCCCGGCGGGCGCCCACCGCCGAGGACCTGGACTACCACCTCACCACGCTGTTCCCGCCCGTGCGGCCGCGCGGCCACATGGAGTTGCGCATGATCGACGCGCAGCCCGGCGACGACGGCTGGCTGGTCCCGGTGGCCGTCGTGCACGCACTGTTCGACGACCCGGAGGCCGCCGAGACGGCCTACCGGGTGACCAAGGCGCTGGCCGACTCCTACGGCTCGCAGCCCGCTCCCCGCAATCCGCTCTGGCGGTCCGCCGCCCGCCACGGTCTGACCGATCCCGAGCTGCGGGCGGCCGCCAAGACCTGCTTCCGCGCGGCCGCGGAGGCGCTGCCCCGGCTGGGTGCGAACGCCCACGTCCGGGACACCGTCGGCGCGTTCAACGAGCGCTTCGTGCTGCGTGGCCGATGTCCGGGTGACGAACCGCCACAGCTGCGGCCCGAAGGGAAGGAGGCCCTGCGATGA
- a CDS encoding phosphatase domain-containing protein codes for MSDKSTSRPPLAVFDIDNTLADTAHRQHFLERRPRDWAGFFGAAPADPPLARGIALAVESSADCEVVYLTGRPERCRAATVEWLTRHGLPEGRLWMRGNQDRRPARTTKLEVLGRIARGREVRMLVDDDELVCQAARAAGFRVVVADWAQDAPELTSGQEVEGRT; via the coding sequence ATGAGTGACAAGAGCACGTCGCGGCCGCCGCTGGCCGTCTTCGACATCGACAACACCCTGGCCGACACCGCCCACCGCCAGCACTTCCTGGAGCGCCGCCCCAGGGACTGGGCCGGCTTCTTCGGCGCGGCGCCGGCCGATCCGCCGCTCGCGCGCGGGATCGCGCTGGCGGTGGAGAGCTCGGCGGACTGCGAGGTGGTGTACCTGACCGGACGGCCCGAGCGGTGCCGGGCCGCCACGGTGGAGTGGCTCACCCGGCACGGCCTGCCCGAGGGGCGGCTGTGGATGCGCGGCAACCAGGACCGGCGCCCGGCCCGGACGACCAAGCTGGAGGTGCTGGGCCGGATCGCGCGGGGCCGCGAGGTGCGCATGCTCGTCGACGACGACGAACTGGTCTGCCAGGCTGCGCGGGCGGCCGGTTTCCGGGTCGTCGTCGCCGACTGGGCGCAGGACGCGCCCGAGCTCACGTCCGGCCAGGAGGTCGAGGGCCGGACCTGA